From a region of the Streptococcus ruminantium genome:
- the purF gene encoding amidophosphoribosyltransferase — MTYEVKSLNEECGIFGIWGHPQAAQVAYFGLHSLQHRGQEGAGILSNDAGYLRHHRDMGLIAEVFKNSEDLERLTGRAAIGHTRYATSGSASIRNIQPFLFDFSDMQVGLAHNGNLTNAVSLKAELEKTGSIFSSSSDTEILMHLIRRSRNTDVMGKIKEALNTVKGGFAYLIMLEDRLVAALDPNGFRPLSIGKMKNGAWVVASETCAFEVIGAEWVRDVEPGEIVIIDDSGVHYDTYTTDTQLAVCSMEYVYFARPDSVIHGVNVHTARKKMGRRLAQEFQHEADIVIGVPNSSLSVAMGFAEESGLPNEMGLIKNQYIQRTFIQPTQELREQGVRMKLSAVSSVIKDKRVVMIDDSIVRGTTSRRIVQLLRDAGAKEIHVAIGSPELKYPCFYGIDIQTRRELISANHSVDEVCEIIGADSLTYLSLEGLIDSIGIDTKDPKGGLCVAYFDGEFPTPLYDYEEEYLRSLEEKTSFYIENVK; from the coding sequence ATGACATACGAAGTAAAATCACTCAATGAAGAATGTGGAATTTTCGGTATTTGGGGACATCCTCAGGCCGCACAAGTTGCTTATTTTGGTTTGCATAGTTTGCAACATCGTGGACAAGAAGGGGCAGGAATTCTGTCTAATGATGCAGGATATTTGAGACACCATCGTGATATGGGCTTGATTGCAGAAGTTTTTAAGAACTCTGAGGACTTGGAACGTTTGACAGGAAGAGCAGCTATTGGTCATACTCGCTATGCAACGTCAGGGTCGGCTTCTATCCGTAATATTCAGCCCTTTCTCTTTGATTTTTCAGATATGCAAGTCGGGTTGGCTCATAATGGAAACTTAACCAATGCTGTGAGCTTGAAGGCTGAGCTAGAAAAGACTGGTTCGATTTTCTCCAGTTCATCAGATACGGAAATTCTTATGCATTTGATTCGTCGTAGTCGTAATACAGATGTGATGGGGAAAATTAAGGAAGCATTGAATACAGTCAAGGGGGGCTTTGCTTACTTGATTATGCTAGAAGATCGGCTGGTTGCAGCCTTGGATCCAAATGGTTTTCGTCCTCTTTCTATTGGTAAAATGAAAAACGGGGCTTGGGTAGTTGCCAGTGAAACCTGTGCCTTTGAAGTCATTGGAGCTGAGTGGGTTCGAGATGTGGAACCGGGTGAAATTGTTATTATTGATGATAGTGGTGTCCATTATGATACCTATACAACAGATACTCAGCTTGCAGTCTGTTCTATGGAGTATGTTTACTTTGCCCGCCCAGATTCTGTTATTCATGGTGTCAATGTCCATACGGCAAGAAAAAAGATGGGACGTCGTTTGGCGCAGGAATTTCAACATGAGGCAGATATTGTTATCGGTGTTCCAAATTCTTCTTTATCTGTTGCTATGGGTTTTGCGGAAGAATCCGGTTTGCCAAATGAAATGGGACTAATTAAAAATCAGTATATTCAACGAACCTTTATTCAACCAACTCAAGAACTACGAGAACAGGGGGTCCGGATGAAATTATCGGCTGTTTCCAGTGTGATCAAAGACAAACGAGTGGTGATGATTGATGATTCTATCGTTCGTGGAACGACCAGTCGTCGGATTGTTCAACTCTTGCGTGATGCAGGGGCAAAGGAAATCCATGTAGCAATTGGAAGTCCAGAACTCAAGTATCCATGCTTTTATGGAATTGATATTCAGACACGCAGAGAGTTGATTTCTGCTAATCACAGTGTAGATGAGGTCTGTGAGATTATTGGGGCGGATAGTTTGACTTACCTTTCCTTAGAAGGTCTGATTGACTCTATCGGCATTGATACGAAGGATCCGAAAGGGGGACTATGTGTAGCTTACTTTGATGGAGAGTTTCCTACCCCACTCTACGATTATGAAGAAGAATATCTTCGTAGCTTAGAAGAAAAAACAAGTTTTTATATTGAAAATGTTAAATAA
- the purM gene encoding phosphoribosylformylglycinamidine cyclo-ligase — MTEKNAYAKSGVDVEAGYEVVKRIRKHVARTERLGVMGALGGFGGMFDLTNLAITEPVLVSGTDGVGTKLTLAIKYDKHDTIGQDCVAMCVNDIIAAGAEPLYFLDYIATGKNEPAKLEQVVAGVAEGCVQAGCSLIGGETAEMPGMYGEDDYDLAGFAVGIVEKSQIIDGSKVTEGDILLGLASSGVHSNGYSLVRRIFSDYTGEESLPELEGKKLKEVLLEPTRIYVKAVLPLVKEGLINGIAHITGGGFIENVPRMFTDDLAAEIDESRLPVLPIFKVIEKYGQIKHEEMFEIFNMGIGLILAVSPENVSKVAELADEEVFEIGRIIFKEDKSVIIK, encoded by the coding sequence ATGACAGAAAAAAATGCTTACGCAAAATCAGGTGTTGATGTAGAAGCTGGTTATGAGGTTGTCAAACGTATTAGGAAACATGTTGCACGGACAGAGCGTCTGGGAGTCATGGGAGCTCTTGGTGGTTTTGGAGGGATGTTTGATCTCACCAATTTAGCTATTACGGAACCTGTCTTGGTATCTGGGACAGATGGTGTTGGCACCAAGCTCACGTTGGCGATCAAGTATGATAAGCACGATACAATCGGTCAAGATTGTGTTGCCATGTGTGTCAACGACATCATTGCAGCTGGCGCAGAGCCCCTTTATTTCCTTGATTACATTGCGACAGGAAAAAATGAGCCTGCCAAGCTTGAACAAGTGGTTGCTGGTGTGGCAGAAGGATGTGTTCAGGCAGGTTGTAGTTTAATTGGTGGGGAGACAGCTGAAATGCCTGGCATGTATGGCGAGGACGACTATGATCTAGCTGGTTTTGCTGTCGGTATCGTTGAAAAATCCCAAATCATTGATGGTTCCAAAGTGACTGAAGGAGACATTCTTCTTGGTCTTGCTTCAAGTGGCGTTCACTCAAATGGTTACTCCTTGGTTCGCCGTATTTTCTCCGATTATACAGGTGAGGAGAGCTTACCAGAGTTGGAAGGAAAAAAACTCAAGGAAGTTCTCCTTGAGCCTACTCGTATCTATGTCAAAGCAGTGCTTCCTTTGGTTAAGGAGGGTTTGATTAACGGTATCGCCCATATCACAGGTGGGGGCTTCATTGAGAATGTCCCCCGTATGTTTACAGATGACCTAGCTGCTGAAATTGATGAGAGCAGGCTTCCAGTTCTGCCAATCTTCAAAGTCATCGAAAAATATGGACAAATCAAGCATGAGGAAATGTTTGAAATCTTCAACATGGGAATCGGTTTAATTTTAGCAGTCAGTCCGGAAAATGTTTCTAAGGTTGCCGAGCTAGCAGATGAAGAAGTTTTTGAAATCGGTCGTATTATTTTTAAAGAAGACAAAAGTGTGATTATCAAATGA
- the purN gene encoding phosphoribosylglycinamide formyltransferase, giving the protein MKKIAVFASGRGSNFQVIAEQFEVEFVFSDRRAAYVLERAKNLGVPDYAFELKEFEDKAAYEQAIVNLLDQHQIDLVCLAGYMKIVGTTLLAKYEGRIINIHPAYLPEFPGAHGIEDAWNAGVAESGVTVHWVDSGVDTGEIIKQVRVPRLPDDILETFEERIHEAEYKLYPTVLDDLGVKRKE; this is encoded by the coding sequence ATGAAGAAGATAGCAGTGTTTGCTTCAGGAAGAGGCTCTAATTTTCAGGTGATTGCAGAACAATTTGAAGTGGAATTTGTCTTCTCAGACCGTCGAGCAGCTTATGTTTTGGAAAGAGCCAAAAATTTGGGAGTTCCAGATTATGCCTTTGAACTCAAAGAGTTTGAGGACAAAGCGGCCTATGAACAAGCTATCGTCAACTTGCTGGACCAGCACCAGATTGACCTAGTCTGTCTGGCAGGCTATATGAAGATTGTTGGAACGACTTTATTAGCTAAGTATGAAGGTCGGATTATCAATATTCATCCAGCCTATTTGCCAGAATTTCCAGGGGCTCATGGGATTGAAGATGCTTGGAATGCTGGCGTGGCAGAAAGCGGTGTAACCGTTCACTGGGTTGATAGTGGTGTGGATACGGGGGAGATTATCAAGCAGGTGCGAGTTCCTCGTTTACCAGATGATATTCTTGAAACGTTTGAGGAGCGGATTCACGAGGCGGAATATAAACTTTATCCAACGGTATTAGACGATTTGGGAGTGAAGAGGAAAGAATGA
- a CDS encoding phosphoribosylaminoimidazolecarboxamide formyltransferase gives MMVQKIILFVLVFILVALLFNSFIFANLENPARLILAYGLSLILSGFLMTQIK, from the coding sequence ATGATGGTTCAAAAAATCATTTTGTTTGTATTGGTATTCATTTTAGTGGCTCTGCTCTTTAATAGCTTTATTTTTGCAAACTTAGAAAATCCTGCACGTTTGATTTTGGCATACGGATTATCTTTGATTTTATCAGGATTTCTTATGACTCAAATCAAGTAA
- the purH gene encoding bifunctional phosphoribosylaminoimidazolecarboxamide formyltransferase/IMP cyclohydrolase, translating to MIKRALISVSDKTGIVEFAKELRSLGWEIISTGGTKIALDGAGVDTIAIDDVTGFPEMMDGRVKTLHPNIHGGLLARRDLDSHLQAAKDNKIELIDLVVVNLYPFKETILCPDVTYDLAVENIDIGGPSMLRSAAKNHASVTVVVDPADYSMILKEMAEQGETSYPTRQKLAAKVFRHTAAYDALIADYFTKQVGEEKPEKLTLTYDLHQPMRYGENPQQDADFYKNALPTAYSIASAKQLNGKELSFNNIRDADAAIRIIRDFKDRPTVVALKHMNPCGIGQADAIETAWDYAYEADPVSIFGGIVVLNREVDAATAEKMHPIFLEIIIAPSYTEEALAILTNKKKNLRILELAFDEQDISEVEKEFTGVVGGLLVQDQDVVVESPVDWQVVTERQPSEQEWAAMEFAWKSSKYVKSNGIIITNDKMTLGVGPGQTNRVASVRIAIEQAKERLDGAVLASDAFFPFADNVEEIAASGIKAIIQPGGSVRDQDSIDMANRYGLTMVFTGMRHFRH from the coding sequence ATGATAAAACGCGCATTGATTAGTGTATCAGATAAGACTGGTATTGTAGAATTTGCTAAAGAACTAAGAAGTTTAGGATGGGAGATTATTTCAACCGGTGGCACAAAGATTGCCCTTGATGGTGCTGGAGTTGATACCATTGCTATTGATGATGTGACTGGATTCCCAGAAATGATGGACGGTCGTGTCAAGACTTTGCATCCAAATATCCACGGCGGACTCTTGGCTCGTCGTGACTTGGACAGTCACCTGCAGGCTGCTAAGGACAATAAGATTGAGCTTATCGACCTAGTGGTGGTTAACCTTTACCCATTCAAAGAAACCATCCTGTGTCCAGATGTGACCTATGATTTAGCTGTAGAAAATATTGATATTGGTGGTCCTTCTATGCTTCGCTCAGCGGCGAAAAACCATGCCAGTGTGACTGTTGTGGTAGATCCGGCTGACTATTCTATGATTTTAAAAGAAATGGCAGAGCAGGGTGAGACTAGCTATCCAACGCGCCAAAAATTGGCCGCCAAGGTTTTCCGTCATACAGCAGCATATGATGCCTTGATTGCGGACTATTTTACCAAGCAAGTTGGTGAAGAAAAACCTGAAAAATTAACTCTTACTTACGACCTTCATCAGCCTATGCGCTATGGAGAAAACCCACAACAAGATGCTGATTTCTATAAAAATGCCCTTCCAACAGCATATTCCATTGCTTCTGCCAAGCAGTTAAACGGTAAGGAATTGTCTTTCAATAATATTCGCGATGCCGATGCAGCTATTCGTATTATTCGTGATTTCAAGGATCGTCCAACAGTTGTTGCCCTTAAGCACATGAATCCATGCGGTATCGGACAGGCTGACGCTATCGAAACAGCTTGGGATTACGCCTATGAGGCAGATCCGGTGTCTATTTTCGGTGGGATTGTCGTGTTGAACAGAGAGGTGGATGCAGCGACGGCTGAAAAGATGCATCCGATTTTCTTAGAAATTATTATCGCACCATCTTACACGGAAGAAGCGCTAGCTATTTTGACAAACAAAAAGAAAAATCTTCGGATTTTAGAGTTGGCTTTTGATGAGCAAGACATTAGCGAAGTGGAAAAAGAGTTCACAGGTGTAGTTGGTGGTCTTTTGGTGCAGGATCAAGACGTGGTGGTGGAAAGTCCAGTGGACTGGCAGGTCGTGACGGAACGTCAGCCTTCAGAACAAGAGTGGGCAGCTATGGAGTTTGCATGGAAGTCTTCCAAGTACGTCAAGTCAAATGGTATCATCATCACAAATGACAAGATGACCCTAGGTGTAGGGCCAGGACAAACCAATCGTGTGGCTTCTGTCCGCATTGCAATCGAACAGGCCAAGGAGCGTTTGGATGGAGCAGTCTTAGCTTCAGATGCTTTCTTTCCATTTGCAGATAATGTGGAGGAGATTGCTGCGTCTGGTATTAAAGCTATTATCCAACCGGGAGGGTCAGTTCGAGATCAAGATTCCATCGACATGGCTAATAGATATGGACTAACGATGGTCTTTACAGGCATGCGACATTTTAGACATTGA
- the purD gene encoding phosphoribosylamine--glycine ligase, with product MKLLVVGSGGREHAIAKKLLESEQINEVFVAPGNDGMTLDGIKLVNIGISEHSALIDFAKENDIAWTFVGPDDALAAGIVDDFEQAGLKAFGPSRLAAELEWSKDFAKQIMVKYGIPTAAFGTFSNFEEAKTYIEKQGAPIVVKADGLALGKGVVVAETVEQAVDAAREMLLDNKFGDSGARVVIEEFLSGEEFSLFALVNGNQFYILPAAQDHKRAFDGDQGPNTGGMGAYAPVPHLSQSMVDTAVETIVKPILEGMITEGRPYLGVLYAGLILTDQGPKVIEFNARFGDPETQIILPRLTSNFAQNIDDILHKRPTELHWLESGVTLGVVVASNGYPLDYEKGVKLPAKTEGDITTYYAGARFSENGRALLSNGGRVYMLVTTADTVSDAQEKIYAELANQNTEGLFYRTDIGSKAVK from the coding sequence GTGAAACTATTGGTTGTTGGGTCTGGTGGTCGTGAGCATGCCATTGCAAAGAAATTATTAGAGTCCGAACAGATAAATGAGGTCTTTGTTGCTCCTGGAAATGATGGAATGACTTTAGACGGAATCAAGTTAGTAAATATCGGAATATCCGAACATTCTGCCCTCATAGATTTTGCTAAAGAGAATGATATTGCTTGGACTTTTGTTGGTCCAGACGATGCTCTTGCAGCGGGGATTGTTGATGATTTTGAACAGGCTGGACTCAAGGCTTTTGGTCCCAGTCGTCTCGCTGCGGAGCTGGAGTGGTCAAAAGACTTTGCCAAGCAAATCATGGTCAAATATGGTATTCCAACAGCTGCCTTTGGTACATTTTCTAATTTTGAGGAAGCTAAGACCTATATAGAAAAGCAGGGGGCACCTATTGTGGTCAAGGCGGATGGCTTGGCGTTAGGAAAGGGCGTGGTCGTAGCAGAAACTGTTGAGCAGGCAGTTGATGCAGCGCGTGAGATGCTCTTGGATAACAAGTTTGGTGATTCTGGTGCTCGTGTTGTTATTGAAGAGTTTTTATCTGGTGAGGAATTTTCACTCTTTGCTTTGGTTAATGGAAATCAGTTCTACATTTTGCCAGCAGCTCAGGATCACAAACGTGCTTTTGATGGGGATCAAGGTCCTAATACGGGTGGTATGGGAGCCTATGCACCAGTGCCGCATCTGTCTCAGAGTATGGTAGACACAGCAGTTGAGACTATTGTTAAGCCTATTCTTGAAGGTATGATCACAGAAGGGCGGCCCTATCTCGGCGTGCTCTATGCTGGCTTGATTTTGACCGACCAAGGTCCTAAAGTAATCGAGTTCAACGCCCGTTTTGGTGACCCAGAGACACAGATTATCCTGCCTCGTCTGACTTCTAATTTTGCTCAAAATATTGACGATATTCTCCACAAACGTCCGACAGAGCTGCACTGGTTAGAAAGTGGCGTGACACTCGGTGTAGTTGTAGCCTCAAATGGCTACCCTCTGGACTACGAAAAAGGCGTCAAGTTGCCAGCAAAGACCGAGGGAGACATCACGACCTACTATGCAGGTGCTCGTTTTTCGGAAAATGGCAGAGCACTGCTCTCAAATGGTGGTCGAGTATACATGCTTGTCACCACAGCGGACACTGTCTCAGATGCGCAGGAAAAAATTTATGCCGAACTTGCTAACCAAAATACCGAAGGCTTGTTCTACCGTACTGACATCGGAAGCAAAGCAGTAAAATAA
- the purE gene encoding 5-(carboxyamino)imidazole ribonucleotide mutase, which translates to MKPIISIIMGSKSDWATMKKAADMLDKFGVAYEKKVVSAHRTPDLMFKHAEEARGRGIKVIIAGAGGAAHLPGMVAAKTTLPVIGVPVKSRALSGLDSLYSIVQMPGGVPVATMAIGEAGATNAALTALRILSIEDQTIVAQLANFAKEQEKIAEAMTDDLI; encoded by the coding sequence ATGAAACCAATTATTTCCATCATCATGGGCTCAAAATCCGACTGGGCAACCATGAAAAAAGCAGCAGATATGCTGGATAAATTCGGCGTAGCCTACGAAAAGAAAGTGGTATCTGCTCACCGTACGCCAGACCTCATGTTCAAGCATGCTGAAGAAGCACGTGGACGTGGCATCAAGGTCATCATTGCTGGAGCTGGTGGAGCAGCCCATCTCCCTGGGATGGTCGCAGCCAAGACTACTCTTCCTGTTATTGGTGTGCCTGTCAAATCCCGAGCTCTTAGTGGACTTGATTCTCTCTATTCCATTGTGCAGATGCCGGGCGGTGTACCTGTGGCAACCATGGCAATTGGCGAAGCGGGCGCAACCAATGCGGCCTTGACTGCCCTTCGTATCCTCTCCATTGAAGACCAAACCATTGTAGCTCAGCTGGCAAACTTTGCCAAGGAACAGGAAAAAATTGCGGAGGCGATGACAGATGACCTCATCTAA
- the purK gene encoding 5-(carboxyamino)imidazole ribonucleotide synthase: MTSSKTIGIIGGGQLGQMMAISAIYMGHKVVTLDPAADCPASKVSEVIVAPYHDVKALQQLADRCDVLTYEFENVDADGLDAVIKEGQLPQGTDLLRISQNRIFEKDFLVEKAGVTVAPYKVVTSTLDLEHLDLSKNYVLKTATGGYDGHGQVVIRSEADLEAANKLANSAECVLEEFVTFDLEISVIVSGNGRDVTVFPVQENIHRNNILSKTIVPARISEDLSAKAQAMAVKIAEQLNLSGTLCVEMFVAGDEILVNEIAPRPHNSGHYSIEACDFSQFDTHILGVLGQPLPAIKLHAPAVMLNVLGQHMEQAPAYITENPSAHLHLYGKLEAKHNRKMGHVTVLGEDADSVEEL, translated from the coding sequence ATGACCTCATCTAAGACAATCGGAATTATCGGCGGCGGTCAGCTAGGGCAGATGATGGCTATTTCTGCTATTTACATGGGGCACAAGGTCGTCACGCTGGATCCTGCAGCGGACTGCCCAGCCTCCAAGGTCAGCGAGGTTATCGTCGCTCCCTATCACGATGTGAAGGCTTTGCAACAACTAGCAGACCGCTGTGATGTCTTGACCTATGAGTTTGAAAATGTGGATGCAGACGGTCTTGATGCCGTGATAAAAGAAGGTCAACTTCCGCAGGGGACTGACCTTCTTCGTATTTCTCAGAATCGCATTTTTGAGAAGGATTTTTTGGTAGAAAAAGCTGGTGTGACTGTGGCACCTTACAAGGTGGTGACCTCTACCCTTGATTTGGAACATCTTGACCTGTCAAAAAACTATGTCCTCAAAACAGCAACAGGCGGCTATGATGGACATGGTCAGGTCGTCATTCGCTCGGAAGCAGACCTTGAAGCGGCTAATAAATTAGCCAACTCTGCCGAGTGCGTCTTGGAAGAATTTGTGACCTTTGACTTGGAGATTTCTGTCATCGTGTCAGGCAATGGGCGTGATGTCACCGTTTTTCCTGTGCAGGAAAATATCCACCGCAACAATATCCTGTCTAAAACCATCGTCCCAGCCCGTATTTCAGAGGATTTAAGCGCTAAAGCGCAAGCTATGGCGGTAAAAATAGCAGAGCAGCTAAACTTATCTGGCACCCTCTGTGTGGAAATGTTTGTGGCAGGCGATGAGATTCTAGTCAATGAAATCGCTCCACGCCCCCACAACTCAGGACATTACTCTATCGAAGCCTGTGATTTTTCACAATTTGATACCCATATCTTGGGTGTGTTAGGACAGCCATTACCAGCCATCAAACTCCATGCCCCAGCCGTCATGCTCAACGTCCTCGGCCAACACATGGAACAAGCCCCCGCCTACATCACAGAAAACCCTAGCGCCCACCTCCACCTTTATGGTAAACTAGAAGCAAAGCACAACCGCAAAATGGGGCATGTGACGGTGTTGGGGGAAGATGCGGATAGTGTGGAGGAGTTATAA